Proteins encoded within one genomic window of Prosthecobacter algae:
- the recA gene encoding recombinase RecA: MAKSPAKESSAEPNANKIAEARSRNLDIAIQQIQKDFGEGSILRMAGNEKVDVAVIPTGNVLIDQALGVGGFARGRVVEVYGPESSGKTTLTLTVIAQAQKTGGLAAFIDVEHALDPNYARRLGVKMDELLVSQPSSGEEALRICETLVRSNALDVIVIDSVAALVTRQELEGDIGDSTVGAQARLMSAALRKLTAIISKARTCVIFTNQIREKIGVMFGNPETTPGGKALKFYSSVRVDIRRIGAIKSSDGTVTGNRTKLKVVKNKLAPPYTEAEFDIMYNEGISNVGSMLDLAMENDILQKRGSWISYKGTQLAQGRDAAKEALKADAALYTEIETAVKAKLAEKGVSTGGGGSPASAAPAAE; encoded by the coding sequence ATGGCCAAGTCCCCAGCAAAAGAATCCTCTGCCGAGCCCAACGCCAACAAGATTGCCGAGGCCCGGTCCCGCAATCTGGACATCGCCATCCAGCAGATCCAGAAAGACTTTGGCGAGGGGTCCATCCTGCGCATGGCAGGCAATGAAAAGGTGGATGTGGCCGTCATTCCTACGGGGAACGTCTTGATTGACCAGGCCCTTGGCGTCGGCGGTTTCGCCCGCGGCCGTGTGGTGGAAGTTTACGGCCCGGAATCCTCGGGTAAGACCACACTCACGCTCACCGTCATTGCCCAGGCCCAGAAGACCGGGGGTCTAGCCGCTTTCATTGACGTCGAGCACGCACTCGATCCCAACTATGCGCGCCGTCTGGGTGTGAAGATGGATGAACTGCTCGTCTCCCAGCCTAGTTCGGGTGAAGAAGCCCTGCGCATTTGCGAAACGCTCGTCCGTTCCAATGCCCTCGACGTCATCGTCATCGACTCCGTGGCCGCCCTCGTCACCCGCCAGGAACTGGAAGGCGACATTGGCGACTCCACCGTCGGTGCCCAGGCCCGTCTCATGAGCGCCGCGCTGAGAAAGCTCACCGCCATCATCTCCAAGGCCCGCACCTGCGTCATCTTCACGAACCAGATCCGTGAAAAGATCGGCGTCATGTTCGGCAACCCAGAAACCACCCCTGGCGGCAAGGCCCTGAAATTCTACTCCAGCGTCCGTGTGGACATCCGCCGCATCGGCGCAATCAAGAGCAGCGACGGTACCGTCACCGGTAACCGCACGAAGCTGAAGGTCGTCAAAAACAAGCTCGCCCCTCCTTACACCGAGGCTGAGTTCGACATCATGTACAACGAGGGCATCTCCAATGTCGGGTCCATGCTGGATCTGGCCATGGAAAACGACATCCTGCAGAAGCGCGGTTCCTGGATCAGCTACAAAGGCACCCAGCTCGCCCAGGGCCGTGATGCCGCCAAGGAAGCCCTGAAGGCGGATGCAGCTCTTTACACAGAGATCGAAACCGCCGTGAAGGCGAAGCTGGCTGAAAAAGGCGTCTCTACCGGTGGTGGTGGCAGCCCGGCGAGTGCCGCACCCGCAGCCGAATAG
- a CDS encoding DUF1501 domain-containing protein, which produces MNPVRHDSLQFTTRRTFLSGAGQFSLGAIALQALQGTSTAMPVTDNPMAPRVTHHAAKAKRVIYLHMSGAPPHLDLFDYKPELVKHDGQNCPDSILKGRTFAFTTGVPKLMGTPRSFKQYGKAGMWMSDACPNFHTIADEITMVRSMHTDQFNHAPAELLLFTGHTRQGRPSMGSWATYGLGTENQDLPGFVTLISSGTQPSGGQGLWGSGFIPSVYQGVQCRSKGDPVLYASDPAGMSRNLRRRTLDALKELNEQQAAELGHAETVTRIAQYELAYRMQMSVPEVMDISKEPAKVIEDYGAKPGEASFANNCLLARRLVEKGVRFVQLFDWGWDFHGTSEASGITDGLTKKMAETDKPVAALIKDLKQRGLLEDTLIIWGGEFGRTPFREGRTAASKVLGRDHYPDCFTLFMAGGGVKSGFDYGSTDELGFSVAEKKVHVHDFQATVMHLLGFDHERFTYRFQGRNYRLTDVHGHVVKDLLA; this is translated from the coding sequence ATGAATCCCGTCCGCCACGACAGCCTCCAGTTCACCACGCGCCGCACCTTCCTCAGCGGGGCCGGGCAGTTCAGCCTGGGGGCGATCGCCCTCCAGGCCCTGCAAGGCACCAGCACGGCGATGCCGGTCACGGACAATCCCATGGCACCGCGCGTCACCCACCATGCGGCCAAGGCCAAGCGCGTCATCTACCTGCACATGTCCGGGGCACCGCCGCATCTGGACCTGTTTGATTATAAACCGGAGCTGGTGAAGCACGATGGGCAGAACTGCCCGGACTCCATTCTCAAAGGCCGCACCTTCGCCTTCACCACGGGCGTGCCCAAGCTGATGGGCACCCCGCGCAGCTTTAAACAGTATGGCAAGGCGGGCATGTGGATGAGCGATGCCTGCCCGAACTTCCACACCATCGCCGATGAGATCACCATGGTGCGGTCCATGCACACGGACCAGTTCAACCACGCCCCGGCAGAGCTGCTGCTTTTCACCGGCCACACGCGGCAGGGACGGCCTTCCATGGGCTCCTGGGCAACCTATGGGCTGGGCACGGAAAACCAGGATCTGCCAGGGTTTGTGACCCTGATCTCCAGTGGTACTCAGCCCAGCGGCGGCCAGGGCCTGTGGGGTAGCGGGTTCATCCCCTCCGTCTATCAGGGGGTGCAGTGCCGCAGCAAAGGCGACCCGGTATTGTATGCCTCTGATCCCGCCGGGATGAGCCGAAACCTGCGCCGTCGCACGCTGGATGCGCTGAAGGAACTCAATGAACAGCAGGCAGCCGAACTGGGCCATGCGGAAACGGTGACCCGCATCGCCCAATACGAACTGGCCTATCGCATGCAGATGAGTGTACCGGAGGTCATGGATATCTCCAAAGAGCCGGCCAAGGTCATTGAAGACTATGGGGCCAAGCCCGGCGAGGCCAGCTTTGCCAATAACTGCCTGCTGGCACGTCGCCTGGTGGAAAAAGGCGTGCGCTTTGTGCAGCTCTTTGACTGGGGCTGGGACTTTCATGGCACCTCGGAAGCCTCAGGCATCACCGACGGCCTAACCAAAAAGATGGCCGAAACTGACAAGCCCGTAGCTGCGCTGATCAAGGACCTGAAACAGCGTGGGCTTCTGGAGGACACCCTGATCATTTGGGGCGGCGAATTCGGCCGCACGCCTTTCCGCGAAGGCCGCACTGCCGCCAGCAAGGTGCTGGGGCGGGACCACTACCCAGACTGCTTCACGCTCTTCATGGCCGGGGGCGGGGTGAAGTCCGGCTTTGACTATGGCAGCACGGATGAGCTGGGTTTCAGCGTGGCTGAAAAAAAGGTCCACGTTCATGACTTCCAGGCCACCGTGATGCACCTCCTGGGCTTTGACCATGAGCGCTTCACCTACCGCTTCCAGGGCCGCAATTACCGCCTCACCGATGTGCATGGCCATGTGGTGAAAGACCTCCTAGCCTAG
- a CDS encoding sulfatase, translating to MKAFLFSWSLMAVALAAGAETRPNIVFFLVDDLGRQDIGCYGSTFYETPHVDRLAKEGARFTDAYAACPVCSPTRAAVQTGRWPQRTGVTDYIGAALKPELWKRNTKLLPAPYSDRLAHEEVTMAEMLKSAGYATFFAGKWHLGPEGWWPENQGYDHNLGGVDKGGPYGRGKYFVPYDNPRLPDGPPGEHLPDRLATETGKFMEANRDKPFFAFFSFYSVHTPLQSRPDLEKKYQEKRHRLGLEAQWGREDSREVRLVQEHAVYAGMVEAMDLAVGKVLAKLDELGLAENTLVIFTSDNGGLSTSEGSPTSNLPLRGGKGWMYEGGIREPLVIRWPAVLKAGTVIETPVCSPDYFATALEVAQGKTAAQVDGVSLLPLLKGGSLPERALYWHYPHYGNQGGAPGAAIRMGDWKLIEWYEDGRRELFNLREDLGEQKDLATSNPDQVTALAAKLEAWRKDVGALMPTPNPGYDASQPSGRLPGAAAKSKNKKK from the coding sequence ATGAAAGCCTTCCTCTTCTCCTGGTCCCTGATGGCGGTCGCTCTGGCCGCCGGAGCCGAGACCCGCCCCAACATCGTCTTTTTCTTGGTGGATGATCTGGGCCGTCAGGACATCGGCTGTTATGGCAGCACCTTTTACGAAACTCCCCACGTGGATCGGCTGGCCAAAGAAGGTGCCCGCTTCACCGATGCGTATGCCGCCTGCCCGGTGTGCTCCCCCACACGCGCGGCGGTGCAAACCGGACGCTGGCCCCAGCGCACGGGCGTGACCGACTACATCGGCGCGGCCCTAAAACCGGAGCTGTGGAAGCGCAATACCAAGCTGCTGCCCGCCCCCTACAGTGATCGGCTGGCGCACGAGGAAGTAACGATGGCCGAGATGCTGAAGTCCGCTGGCTATGCCACCTTTTTTGCCGGCAAATGGCACCTGGGCCCTGAAGGCTGGTGGCCGGAAAACCAGGGTTACGATCACAACCTGGGCGGCGTGGACAAGGGCGGCCCTTACGGACGCGGCAAATACTTCGTGCCCTATGACAACCCACGCCTCCCCGATGGCCCGCCCGGCGAACACCTGCCAGACCGCCTCGCCACGGAAACCGGCAAATTCATGGAGGCCAACCGGGACAAGCCCTTCTTTGCCTTCTTCTCCTTTTACTCCGTCCACACACCGCTCCAGTCGCGGCCAGACCTGGAGAAAAAGTATCAGGAAAAACGCCACCGCCTGGGACTGGAAGCCCAGTGGGGCCGAGAAGACAGCCGGGAGGTGCGTCTCGTCCAGGAACATGCCGTGTATGCAGGCATGGTGGAGGCGATGGATCTGGCCGTCGGCAAGGTGCTGGCCAAGCTGGACGAACTGGGCCTCGCTGAAAACACGCTGGTCATCTTCACCTCAGACAATGGCGGCCTCTCCACCAGTGAAGGTTCCCCCACCTCCAACCTGCCCCTGCGCGGCGGCAAAGGCTGGATGTATGAAGGCGGCATCCGCGAGCCCCTCGTCATCCGCTGGCCCGCTGTGCTGAAAGCAGGCACCGTCATCGAGACCCCCGTGTGCAGTCCAGACTACTTTGCCACCGCCCTGGAGGTGGCCCAGGGAAAAACCGCCGCGCAGGTGGATGGCGTGAGCCTGCTTCCCCTCCTCAAAGGTGGTAGCCTGCCAGAGCGCGCCCTCTACTGGCACTACCCTCATTACGGCAACCAAGGGGGAGCCCCAGGCGCGGCCATTCGCATGGGCGACTGGAAACTCATCGAATGGTACGAGGACGGCAGGCGGGAGCTCTTCAACCTGCGCGAAGATCTGGGCGAGCAGAAGGACTTGGCCACCTCAAACCCTGATCAAGTCACCGCCCTGGCAGCCAAACTGGAGGCTTGGCGCAAAGACGTCGGTGCCCTCATGCCCACACCGAACCCCGGTTATGATGCCAGCCAGCCCAGCGGACGACTGCCCGGGGCTGCGGCCAAGTCAAAGAATAAGAAAAAGTAA
- a CDS encoding PSD1 and planctomycete cytochrome C domain-containing protein, which yields MPRLLPIFCLLAVLPEKELPAVDFSRQIRPILSENCFFCHGPDEAKREAGLRLDDEKAAKADNEGVRAIVPGNPDQSALLQRILSTDKDEVMPPPKQHKVIPPAQVALLKQWIQEGAKWGGHWSYEKVVRPAIPAAPTSETSAVDAFLLKRLAEEKLGFQSQADSATLIRRLALDLTGLPPTLQELETFKKAPYEKMVDHFLAKPAYGEHWARQWLDLARYADSSGYPSDQPREIWAFRDWVVRSLNQNMPFDQFTIEQIAGDLLPNPTDDQLIATAFHRNTMTQNEGGTSDEEFRIAAVVDRVNTTFAVWMGTTMACAQCHTHKYDPLTHKEYFQAYAFLNQSADADKKDEAPFHEILPAEVKQQRQQWKQELAKLEAQFAKNPEGWMKGYDAWLATKPALKDKKAAEALAVMAEKRTAEQKKTLQTYYVRFVAPEAKTERAKLNLLNKELNRTKPVTVPVMLDLPAKERRKTYIQLRGNWQALGEEVQEGTPATFPPLPAGAPRNRLTLARWLVSHDNPLTARVTVNRLWESLFGIGLVRTSEEFGSQGELPFHPELLDWLAAEFMDKGWDLKHMLRLMVTSQAYRQDSRSNAELNERDPENRLLARGPRFRATGELLRDQALAVSGLLSAKMGGPSVRPMAPNMGLTTAFGRSNDWTLSEGEDKHRRSLYTEMRRNSPYPSFSTFDAPNREVCTVRRGRTNTPLQAFVTLNDPVFIEAHQAMARRLMGVDDKIALLYQLCVSRAPTTQERSTLQKLHDEALADYRSHPNEAVKMATDPLGPAPKDADIAELAAWTTVANVVMNLDEFVMRR from the coding sequence ATGCCCCGGCTTCTTCCCATTTTCTGTCTCCTGGCTGTTCTCCCCGAAAAGGAACTGCCCGCAGTGGACTTTTCCCGGCAGATCCGCCCCATCCTCTCGGAGAACTGTTTCTTCTGCCATGGGCCGGATGAAGCCAAGCGCGAAGCCGGCCTTCGGCTGGACGATGAAAAGGCCGCCAAGGCTGACAATGAAGGCGTGCGGGCCATCGTGCCGGGCAACCCCGACCAAAGCGCCCTCCTTCAACGCATCCTCTCCACCGACAAGGACGAGGTGATGCCCCCACCCAAGCAGCACAAGGTCATCCCTCCAGCGCAAGTGGCCCTGCTCAAACAATGGATCCAGGAAGGAGCCAAATGGGGCGGACACTGGAGTTATGAAAAGGTGGTTAGGCCAGCCATCCCCGCAGCTCCGACAAGCGAGACCAGTGCCGTGGATGCCTTTCTGCTGAAGCGGCTGGCCGAAGAGAAACTGGGCTTCCAGTCGCAGGCCGACTCGGCCACCCTGATCCGTCGCTTGGCCCTTGATCTCACCGGCCTGCCACCCACCCTACAAGAACTGGAGACCTTCAAAAAGGCCCCTTACGAAAAGATGGTGGACCACTTTCTGGCCAAACCAGCCTATGGCGAGCACTGGGCACGCCAATGGCTGGATCTCGCCCGTTATGCGGACAGTTCCGGCTATCCCAGCGATCAGCCACGCGAAATCTGGGCCTTCCGGGACTGGGTGGTGCGGTCCCTGAACCAGAACATGCCGTTTGACCAGTTCACCATCGAACAGATCGCCGGCGACCTGCTGCCCAACCCCACCGATGACCAGCTCATCGCCACCGCCTTTCACCGCAACACCATGACGCAAAACGAAGGCGGCACCAGCGATGAGGAATTCCGCATCGCCGCCGTGGTGGACCGCGTGAACACCACCTTTGCCGTCTGGATGGGTACCACCATGGCCTGCGCCCAGTGCCACACGCACAAGTACGATCCCCTGACCCACAAGGAATATTTCCAGGCCTATGCCTTCCTGAATCAAAGCGCCGATGCCGACAAAAAGGACGAAGCCCCTTTCCATGAAATCCTCCCCGCCGAAGTGAAGCAGCAGCGCCAGCAATGGAAGCAGGAACTCGCCAAGCTGGAGGCCCAGTTTGCCAAAAACCCCGAGGGCTGGATGAAAGGCTATGATGCCTGGCTGGCGACCAAACCTGCCCTCAAGGACAAAAAAGCCGCCGAGGCCCTGGCCGTGATGGCAGAAAAACGCACGGCGGAACAGAAAAAGACGCTGCAAACCTACTACGTGCGTTTCGTCGCTCCCGAAGCCAAGACGGAACGCGCCAAGCTTAATCTCCTGAACAAGGAATTGAACCGCACCAAACCCGTCACCGTGCCTGTGATGCTGGACCTGCCTGCCAAGGAACGTCGCAAGACCTACATCCAGCTCCGTGGCAACTGGCAGGCCCTGGGCGAAGAGGTGCAGGAAGGCACACCTGCCACTTTCCCTCCCCTGCCGGCAGGGGCACCCCGCAATCGTCTGACATTGGCCCGCTGGCTGGTGAGCCATGATAATCCGCTGACAGCCCGTGTGACCGTCAACCGGTTGTGGGAAAGTTTGTTCGGCATCGGCCTGGTGCGCACCAGTGAGGAATTTGGCAGCCAAGGGGAGCTGCCCTTCCACCCAGAGCTGCTGGACTGGCTGGCTGCCGAATTCATGGACAAAGGCTGGGACCTGAAACACATGCTGCGGCTCATGGTCACTTCCCAGGCTTACCGCCAGGACTCCCGCAGCAACGCGGAACTCAATGAGCGCGATCCTGAAAACCGCCTGCTGGCCCGGGGCCCCCGCTTCCGTGCCACGGGTGAACTGCTGCGCGACCAGGCCCTGGCCGTGAGCGGCCTGCTGAGTGCCAAAATGGGCGGCCCTTCCGTGCGGCCCATGGCCCCGAACATGGGCCTGACCACCGCCTTTGGCCGCAGCAATGACTGGACGCTGAGCGAAGGTGAGGACAAGCACCGCCGCAGCCTCTACACCGAGATGCGGCGCAACAGCCCCTACCCCAGCTTCAGCACCTTCGATGCGCCTAACCGCGAAGTGTGTACCGTCCGCCGGGGCCGCACCAACACCCCGCTCCAGGCCTTCGTCACGCTCAATGACCCCGTCTTCATCGAGGCCCATCAGGCCATGGCCCGGCGTCTGATGGGCGTGGATGACAAGATCGCCCTCCTGTACCAGCTCTGCGTTTCCCGGGCTCCCACGACGCAGGAGCGCAGCACCCTGCAAAAGCTCCATGACGAAGCCCTGGCCGACTATCGCTCCCACCCGAATGAAGCCGTGAAAATGGCCACGGATCCCCTGGGGCCTGCCCCCAAAGACGCAGACATCGCCGAACTCGCCGCCTGGACCACTGTGGCCAATGTGGTGATGAACCTGGATGAGTTTGTGATGCGGAGATAA
- a CDS encoding protein kinase domain-containing protein: MKRFFSFGKRSKPSPAAPSASEGVAGWPPQQIYPSPAELTSMMPAGEYAFDALIGQGGMGAVYRGQQMKLDRSVAIKILHRQHGTDYAYAERFRREAQSLAQMNHPNIVSVYDFGVVGDYLYYVMEFIEGTDLHHLLSTRQMTPARAVEIVPALCDALFYAHSKGLVHRDIKPANVLIAQDGRVKLADFGLAKRFDRPSTLLTQSHMAMGTPDYAAPEQYDTRAVIDHRADIYALGVVFYQMLTGTVPRGAWQPPSAMVGTDPRLDMVIVRALLPDRNQRYASAAEFKQTLLASLTTAPETTSVPVQTTPASSTRPLQGRVLVLEDDLLLRQLIVRNLKQEGFEIVETGDGVDTVRCYSEAMLAGQPFDLVLIDLTIPMGMGGARAMELLRQLDPQVDAIVSSGYRSDPAMLHPRAHGFADVLPKPYDSADLTRIVREVLHKRRQRLGTAAGMQG, from the coding sequence ATGAAGCGTTTTTTCTCCTTCGGCAAACGTTCGAAGCCGTCTCCAGCGGCTCCTTCGGCGTCCGAAGGCGTGGCGGGCTGGCCTCCGCAGCAGATTTATCCTTCGCCAGCCGAGTTGACGAGCATGATGCCAGCTGGGGAGTACGCCTTTGATGCCCTCATCGGTCAGGGTGGCATGGGGGCCGTCTATCGTGGGCAGCAGATGAAGCTGGACCGCTCCGTCGCTATCAAGATTCTGCATCGCCAGCACGGCACCGACTATGCCTATGCGGAAAGGTTCCGCCGGGAAGCGCAGTCGCTGGCCCAGATGAACCACCCCAACATCGTCAGCGTCTATGATTTTGGCGTGGTGGGGGATTACCTCTACTACGTGATGGAGTTCATTGAGGGCACCGATCTGCACCACTTGCTCAGCACCCGGCAGATGACGCCGGCCCGGGCAGTGGAAATCGTGCCCGCACTTTGTGATGCGTTGTTTTATGCGCATTCCAAAGGTCTGGTCCATCGGGACATCAAGCCGGCTAATGTGTTGATCGCCCAGGATGGCCGGGTGAAGCTGGCCGACTTTGGCCTGGCCAAGCGATTTGACAGACCCAGCACGCTTCTCACCCAGAGCCACATGGCCATGGGCACCCCGGACTATGCTGCGCCTGAGCAGTATGACACCCGGGCCGTGATCGACCACCGTGCGGACATTTACGCCCTCGGTGTCGTCTTTTACCAGATGCTCACCGGTACAGTCCCGCGCGGAGCCTGGCAGCCGCCTTCGGCCATGGTCGGCACGGATCCGCGGCTGGACATGGTCATCGTGCGTGCCCTGCTACCCGACCGGAACCAGCGCTACGCCTCGGCGGCCGAGTTCAAGCAGACCCTTCTCGCCAGCCTCACCACCGCTCCGGAAACCACATCCGTTCCGGTGCAGACCACACCCGCTTCCTCCACCCGCCCGCTCCAGGGCCGGGTGCTGGTGCTGGAGGATGACCTGCTGCTGCGCCAGCTCATCGTGCGCAATCTCAAGCAGGAAGGTTTTGAGATCGTGGAGACCGGGGACGGGGTGGACACGGTGCGCTGTTACAGCGAGGCCATGCTCGCCGGCCAGCCTTTCGATCTGGTTCTGATTGATCTCACCATTCCCATGGGCATGGGCGGAGCCCGAGCCATGGAACTGCTGCGGCAACTGGACCCGCAGGTGGATGCGATTGTTTCCAGCGGTTATCGCAGCGATCCCGCCATGTTGCATCCCCGTGCGCACGGCTTTGCGGATGTTTTGCCCAAGCCCTATGACAGCGCCGACCTCACCCGGATTGTGCGGGAGGTGCTGCACAAGCGCCGCCAGCGTCTCGGCACGGCGGCTGGCATGCAGGGGTAA
- a CDS encoding S8 family serine peptidase translates to MTLSDLQHATGKGVRIAILDSGVEVTHPALAGLTLRDDVTFAREGSFLKVTEGAGDVMGHGTAIAWIIRNLAPEAEIGSFRVLDGDLRSRTTIIWEAARLAMQRGYHILNCSFGSPGEARFVMPYKEWTDEAYLRRTHLVAACSNEDANLREWPGWFPTAITVNLADLPDQPWAHRPGSMVEFLAHGHQVRVPWQGGWKVVTGSSFAAPRVTGWLARLLSLRPDLSVESAKELMRTLAPPLPLTEKR, encoded by the coding sequence ATGACCCTCTCTGACCTCCAACATGCCACCGGCAAAGGTGTGCGCATCGCCATCCTGGACTCCGGGGTGGAGGTGACGCACCCGGCCCTGGCTGGGCTGACGCTGAGGGACGACGTCACCTTTGCCCGCGAAGGCTCTTTTCTCAAAGTCACCGAAGGTGCCGGAGATGTGATGGGGCATGGCACCGCCATCGCCTGGATCATCCGCAATCTGGCCCCCGAAGCAGAAATCGGCAGCTTCCGCGTCCTGGATGGTGATCTCCGCAGCCGCACCACCATCATCTGGGAGGCCGCCCGGCTGGCCATGCAGCGCGGCTATCACATCCTGAACTGTAGCTTTGGCAGCCCAGGCGAGGCACGCTTTGTCATGCCCTACAAGGAATGGACGGACGAGGCCTACCTGCGCCGCACCCACCTAGTGGCCGCGTGCAGCAATGAGGATGCCAACCTGCGCGAGTGGCCGGGCTGGTTCCCCACCGCCATCACGGTGAACTTGGCCGATCTGCCCGACCAGCCCTGGGCCCACCGCCCAGGCAGCATGGTGGAATTTCTCGCCCATGGACATCAGGTGCGAGTGCCCTGGCAGGGCGGGTGGAAGGTGGTAACCGGCAGCAGCTTTGCCGCCCCGCGCGTCACTGGCTGGCTGGCACGGCTGCTCTCCTTGCGGCCAGACCTCAGCGTGGAAAGTGCGAAAGAACTCATGCGCACGCTGGCGCCTCCCCTTCCCCTGACGGAGAAGCGTTAG
- a CDS encoding voltage-gated chloride channel family protein codes for MKRLLSSHFSDLALLLRWTLLALPVGLVGGSASALFLWSLDWTTRTHATHPELLWGLPVGGVLVGWLYHRFGKGAERGNNLLIDEIHQPGGGVPARMAPLVLLGTLVTHLFGGSAGREGTAVQMGGSLAGLLARWFRVDSPNRRLMLMCGIAAGFGAVFGTPLTGAIFAMEVLIIGRVNYEALIPVLVASIVGDATCTAWGIHHTLYHLEVAPEAGLRASLDGVLLLKAGLAAVAFGLMARFFAGFTHAIQRGLARLVSYPPLRPAVGGLVVIALVFLLGTRDYLGLGVEATREGGVSIVSSFESGGVTPWSWLWKTLLTSVTLGSGFKGGEVTPLFFIGSTLGHVLGLLLQEPVALFAALGFIAVFAGAANTPLACTIMGIELFGAHYSVYFGVACFVAYFVSGPSGIYAAQRTGVPKRQPEN; via the coding sequence ATGAAGCGCCTCTTGTCCTCCCATTTCAGCGATCTGGCCCTGCTGCTGCGCTGGACGCTGCTGGCGTTGCCTGTGGGCCTGGTGGGTGGCTCTGCCAGCGCCCTGTTTCTTTGGTCGCTGGACTGGACGACTCGGACGCATGCAACGCACCCGGAACTGCTCTGGGGACTGCCGGTCGGGGGCGTTCTGGTGGGTTGGCTTTACCATCGTTTTGGGAAAGGCGCCGAACGTGGAAACAATCTGCTCATTGATGAAATCCATCAGCCTGGTGGCGGGGTTCCCGCCCGAATGGCTCCACTCGTTTTGCTAGGCACGTTGGTGACGCATTTGTTCGGTGGCTCTGCGGGCCGAGAAGGAACGGCGGTGCAGATGGGCGGCAGTTTGGCGGGTCTGCTGGCGCGGTGGTTTCGTGTGGATTCACCAAACCGGCGGCTGATGCTCATGTGCGGCATCGCGGCGGGCTTTGGCGCAGTCTTCGGCACGCCGTTGACCGGGGCCATTTTTGCCATGGAAGTGCTGATCATCGGCCGGGTGAATTATGAGGCCCTCATCCCGGTGCTGGTGGCCAGCATCGTGGGAGATGCCACTTGCACCGCCTGGGGCATTCATCACACGCTGTATCACCTGGAGGTGGCCCCGGAGGCCGGTTTGCGCGCTTCTTTGGACGGAGTGCTGCTGTTGAAGGCAGGGCTGGCGGCGGTGGCCTTTGGCCTCATGGCCCGTTTTTTTGCCGGGTTCACTCATGCCATCCAGCGTGGGCTGGCCCGTCTGGTCAGTTACCCGCCGCTGCGGCCTGCCGTGGGCGGGCTGGTGGTCATCGCGCTGGTGTTCCTTTTGGGGACGCGGGATTATTTGGGATTGGGGGTCGAGGCCACCCGTGAAGGCGGGGTGAGTATCGTGTCCTCGTTCGAGTCAGGGGGCGTTACGCCCTGGAGCTGGCTATGGAAGACGCTGTTGACCTCGGTGACGTTGGGCAGTGGATTCAAGGGCGGGGAGGTGACGCCCTTGTTCTTCATCGGCTCCACTCTGGGCCATGTGCTAGGGCTTCTGTTGCAAGAGCCCGTCGCGCTATTTGCCGCATTGGGTTTCATCGCCGTGTTTGCCGGGGCGGCCAATACGCCGCTGGCTTGCACGATCATGGGCATCGAATTGTTCGGTGCCCACTACTCGGTTTACTTCGGCGTGGCCTGCTTTGTGGCTTACTTCGTCAGCGGCCCGTCGGGCATTTATGCGGCGCAGAGAACCGGAGTGCCCAAACGGCAGCCGGAGAATTAG
- a CDS encoding RNA polymerase sigma factor, translating into MTSEPAAQAASALPGSFHAADYEFAQDLLDGDKAAWARFDQELKPAMLAKLGAAGATDADAKEVVGIVTEKLWAQKKLEAYSGSGPLVGFVRTMAANAWLEYLRKHRRMVPATNLTHEDSDADPLDTLSKEERPAPQETPLAQLLRDALLHALAQTDAEALLVLRLSLLQEVKQRDLCAVWGGCHEGTISRKKTEAMEQIRDATLTYLAEKEPSLQISWQDLLEACGEGAEAILGPSE; encoded by the coding sequence ATGACCTCTGAGCCCGCCGCCCAAGCCGCGTCTGCCCTGCCTGGCAGCTTTCATGCGGCCGACTACGAATTTGCCCAGGATCTGCTGGACGGTGATAAGGCTGCCTGGGCCCGTTTTGATCAGGAACTGAAACCGGCCATGCTGGCGAAGTTGGGCGCGGCTGGTGCCACGGATGCGGATGCCAAGGAAGTGGTGGGAATCGTGACGGAAAAGCTCTGGGCCCAGAAAAAACTGGAGGCTTATTCTGGCAGCGGCCCCTTGGTGGGTTTTGTGCGCACCATGGCGGCGAATGCTTGGCTGGAATACCTGCGCAAGCACCGCCGCATGGTGCCAGCGACGAACCTAACGCATGAAGACAGCGACGCTGATCCGCTGGACACCTTGTCAAAAGAGGAGCGGCCAGCCCCCCAGGAGACTCCGCTGGCCCAACTGCTGCGGGACGCCCTGCTGCATGCGCTGGCCCAGACCGATGCCGAGGCCCTGCTGGTCTTGAGGCTGTCCCTGCTGCAGGAAGTCAAACAGAGGGACCTTTGTGCCGTGTGGGGTGGCTGCCATGAGGGCACCATCTCACGCAAAAAGACGGAGGCCATGGAGCAGATCCGTGATGCCACGCTGACTTACCTAGCAGAAAAGGAGCCTTCCTTGCAGATCTCCTGGCAGGACCTCCTGGAAGCCTGTGGCGAAGGGGCGGAGGCCATTCTGGGGCCTTCCGAATAA